Proteins from a genomic interval of Kitasatospora kifunensis:
- the fxsA gene encoding FxSxx-COOH cyclophane-containing RiPP peptide: MAAVLDITPVDELTQPAARVPLDTLSALGADELTAALHRALPGADSGQVAVAAFNSSI; the protein is encoded by the coding sequence ATGGCCGCCGTGCTGGACATCACGCCCGTGGACGAGCTCACGCAACCAGCGGCTCGGGTGCCGCTCGACACCCTCTCCGCCCTCGGCGCGGACGAGCTCACCGCCGCCCTGCACCGGGCCCTGCCCGGCGCCGACTCCGGCCAGGTGGCCGTGGCAGCCTTCAACTCATCGATCTGA
- the pdxH gene encoding pyridoxamine 5'-phosphate oxidase → MRRQYAEEGLAEQELAPDPVAQFDRWFTQAEQAGLVEPNAMVLSTADAEGRPSARTVLLKGVDERGFVFFTNYGSRKGTELAANPNAALLFPWHPIERQVIVTGSVERTGRDETAAYFRTRPHGSQLGAWASEQSSPVASREVLEQRFAELASRYPEGEGVPVPPFWGGFRVIPRTVEFWQGRTNRLHDRLRYTAGPDGWTVERLCP, encoded by the coding sequence ATGCGCCGTCAGTACGCCGAGGAGGGCCTGGCCGAGCAGGAGTTGGCCCCCGATCCGGTCGCCCAGTTCGACCGCTGGTTCACCCAGGCCGAGCAGGCCGGGCTGGTGGAACCCAATGCCATGGTGCTCTCCACCGCCGACGCCGAGGGCCGGCCCAGCGCCCGCACCGTGCTGCTCAAGGGAGTGGACGAGCGCGGCTTCGTCTTCTTCACCAACTACGGCTCGCGCAAGGGCACCGAGCTGGCCGCCAACCCCAACGCCGCGCTGCTCTTCCCCTGGCATCCGATCGAGCGTCAGGTGATCGTCACCGGCAGCGTCGAGCGCACCGGACGGGACGAGACCGCCGCCTACTTCCGCACCCGCCCGCACGGTTCGCAGCTGGGCGCCTGGGCCAGCGAGCAGTCCAGCCCGGTGGCCTCGCGCGAGGTGTTGGAGCAGCGCTTCGCCGAGCTCGCCTCGCGCTACCCGGAGGGCGAGGGAGTGCCGGTGCCGCCGTTCTGGGGCGGCTTCCGGGTGATCCCGCGCACCGTCGAGTTCTGGCAGGGGCGGACCAACCGGCTGCACGACCGGCTGCGGTACACGGCGGGCCCGGACGGCTGGACGGTGGAGCGGCTCTGTCCGTAG